The following coding sequences are from one Capsicum annuum cultivar UCD-10X-F1 chromosome 3, UCD10Xv1.1, whole genome shotgun sequence window:
- the LOC124897096 gene encoding uncharacterized protein LOC124897096, whose translation MPSPITNNTSSSSSSLRFMGLLKQPDSDPTPNSNNILDEFDENDVFWSESSPDSSVSVSNSFSPPTPTRHLHQRAAATLHRPPSYSGLSAALMDDHHPLVRRKSTLNPTISATSAAKMIPPVFRSENSNPNSFPKFHQSAPVNVPVWQKKNGPVGGLERFDEVEADELENEEMVPPHMMVAQSHVTFSVFEGVGRTLKGRDLRRVRNAVFQRTGFID comes from the coding sequence ATGCCTTCTCCCATCACCAAtaatacttcttcttcttcttcctccctTCGCTTCATGGGTCTCCTTAAACAACCCGACTCCGACCCGACTCCTAATTCCAACAACATCCTCGATGAGTTCGACGAGAACGATGTCTTCTGGTCCGAATCATCCCCTGACTCCTCTGTCTCCGTCTCCAATTCCTTCTCTCCTCCTACCCCCACGCGCCACCTCCATCAACGCGCCGCCGCCACCCTACACAGACCACCCTCCTATTCCGGCCTCTCCGCCGCTCTCATGGACGACCACCACCCCCTCGTCCGACGCAAATCCACCCTTAACCCCACCATCTCCGCCACCTCTGCTGCCAAGATGATTCCTCCGGTGTTCCGTTCTGAGAATTCGAATCCCAATTCGTTCCCCAAATTTCACCAATCGGCTCCGGTTAACGTGCCGGTTTGGCAGAAGAAGAATGGACCGGTGGGTGGATTAGAGCGGTTCGATGAGGTGGAAGCTGACGAGCTGGAAAACGAGGAAATGGTTCCTCCTCACATGATGGTGGCTCAATCGCACGTGACCTTTTCGGTTTTCGAAGGCGTTGGGAGGACGCTGAAGGGAAGAGATTTACGGCGTGTTCGCAATGCTGTATTTCAGAGAACAGGTTTTATTGATTGa
- the LOC107863063 gene encoding metal-nicotianamine transporter YSL3: MSRVGVESMEIEREETEEARDHAEEVKRIPPWTKQITFRGIVASVLIGIIYSVIVTKLNLTTGLVPNLNVSAALLAYVILQSWTKILKKANFTSTPFTKQENTIIQTCAVACYSIAVGGGFGSYLLGLSKKIYEQAGVDTEGNTPGSHKEPGLEWMISFLFVVSFVGLLALVPLRKIMIIDYKLPYPSGTATAVLINGFHTPKGDKLARKQVKGFLKVFSFSFLWSFFQWFYSGGDQCGFENFPTFGLKAWKQTFFFDFDMTYVGAGMICSHIVNISLLLGAVLSWGIMWPLITERKGAWFPSSLPQSSMKSLMGYKVFISIALLLGDGLYNFVRTLYFTFRNIHATRATRRPESSSSENKNLPLDELQRNEIFIRESIPFWLACVGYLIFSLISIIVIPIMFPALKWYFVLVTYVFAPFLSFCNAYGAGLTDLNMAYNYGKVALFVLAAFSGKENGVVAGLIGCGLIKSMVSISSDLMHDFKTSHLTLTSPRSMLLSQAIGTAIGCIVAPLSFFLFYISFPVGDPNGEYKAPYALIYRNMAILGVEGFAALPHHCLQLCYGFFAFAIVVNLVRDITPERVGKWVPLPMAMAVPFLVGASFAIDMAAGSLIVYVWHKLNSKKADLMVPAVASGLICGDGLWILPSALLALLKVRPPICMAFSAGQT; this comes from the exons ATGAGTAGAGTTGGTGTAGAATCAATGGAGATTGAAAGAGAAGAAACGGAAGAAGCGAGAGATCATGCTGAAGAAGTGAAGAGAATTCCTCCATGGACTAAACAGATTACTTTTAGAGGAATTGTGGCGAGTGTGTTGATTGGAATTATTTACAGTGTGATAGTGACGAAGCTTAATCTCACTACTGGACTGGTTCCAAATCTCAATGTCTCAGCTGCTCTTCTTGCTTATGTGATCTTACAGTCATGGACAAAGATTCTTAAAAAAGCCAATTTTACATCCACTCCGTTTACTAAACAGGAGAATACTATTATTCAGACCTGTGCTGTTGCATGTTACAGCATTGCTGTGGGAG GTGGCTTTGGATCGTATCTTTTGGGACTGAGCAAGAAGATATATGAGCAAGCAGGAGTTGATACAGAGGGCAATACACCAGGGAGCCACAAGGAACCTGGGCTTGAATGGATGATTAGTTTTCTCTTTGTTGTTAGTTTTGTTGGGCTATTAGCCTTGGTTCCTCTTAGAAAG ATTATGATAATCGACTATAAATTACCTTATCCAAGTGGAACTGCGACTGCTGTTCTGATCAATGGATTTCATACACCCAAGGGAGACAAATTGGCCAG GAAACAGGTTAAAGGATTCTTGAAAGTTTTCTCGTTCAGCTTCTTATGGAGTTTCTTTCAGTGGTTCTACTCTGGTGGAGATCAATGTGGATTTGAAAACTTCCCCACGTTTGGGTTGAAAGCTTGGAAGCAAAC TTTTTTCTTCGATTTCGACATGACTTATGTGGGAGCTGGAATGATTTGTTCCCACATTGTGAACATTTCTTTGCTTCTTGGAGCTGTGCTTTCTTGGGGTATCATGTGGCCTCTAATTACTGAACGCAAAGGAGCTTGGTTCCCTTCAAGTTTACCACAGAGCAGCATGAAGAGTCTAATGGGTTACAAGGTTTTTATCTCCATCGCTCTCCTCCTGGGAGATGGCCTTTACAATTTTGTCAGGACActttatttcacttttagaaacaTACATGCCACACGTGCAACAAGGCGGCCTGAATCAT CATCCTCAGAAAACAAGAATCTACCACTTGATGAGCTGCAGAGAAATGAGATATTCATCAGAGAGAGCATTCCCTTCTGGCTAGCTTGTGTTGGCTACTTGATTTTTTCCCTTATCTCCATCATTGTCATTCCAATAATGTTCCCTGCATTGAAGTGGTATTTCGTGCTCGTTACCTACGTTTTTGCACCATTTTTGAGCTTCTGCAATGCTTATGGTGCTGGTCTAACAGACTTGAATATGGCATACAATTACGGGAAGGTAGCTCTCTTTGTGCTTGCTGCATTTTCCGGGAAAGAGAACGGTGTTGTTGCTGGACTTATTGGATGTGGACTGATTAAGTCCATGGTTTCCATATCTTCTGACCTGATGCATGATTTCAAGACGAGCCACCTGACCCTCACATCCCCGCGTTCCATGCTACTTAGCCAAGCTATTGGAACTGCCATTGGCTGCATCGTAGCAcctctttcatttttcttattctacATATCTTTTCCTGTGGGGGACCCCAATGGGGAGTACAAAGCTCCTTATGCACTCATCTATAGGAACATGGCAATCTTAGGTGTTGAAGGATTCGCTGCTCTGCCCCACCATTGCTTGCAGCTCTGTTATGGCTTTTTCGCCTTTGCTATCGTTGTCAACTTGGTGAGAGACATAACCCCGGAAAGAGTGGGGAAATGGGTTCCTCTCCCAATGGCTATGGCTGTTCCTTTCCTTGTTGGTGCTTCCTTTGCAATTGATATGGCTGCAGGCAGCTTGATCGTATACGTATGGCATAAGCTCAACAGCAAGAAGGCCGATTTGATGGTTCCTGCAGTCGCTTCAGGGTTGATTTGTGGTGATGGATTATGGATTCTTCCATCAGCATTACTTGCTTTACTCAAAGTTAGGCCTCCAATTTGTATGGCTTTTTCAGCCGGACAGACGTAG
- the LOC107863068 gene encoding AAA-ATPase At2g46620, translating into MFVYLVAIIASCFVLKILLKTSLVQIIKNWWRILVDGCYVYQFYRVPQFNHNMQENQLYRKVCTYLNSLPCIEDSDFTNLFSGDKSNEISLELDLNQIVIDKFLNARIFWINEKDEFTGLKSLVMKIRKTDKRRVLQPYLQYIHSVFNEIEQRKKEVRLFVNVDNEPWRNGRWRSVSFTHPATFDTIVMDTDLKNKVKSDLELFMKSKQYYHRLGKIWKRSYLLYGPSGTGKSTFIAGIANLLNYNVYDVDLSKVTDDSDLKMLLLQTASKSLIVIEDLDSYLRNKSTAPAPGMSGILNFMDGIISCCGEERIMIFTVNNKDQIDPTVLRPGRIDVHIHFPLCDFNSFKSLANSHLGLKDHKLFTQVEEIFQTGAALSPAEIGEIMISNRSSPTRALKTVISALHINTESRAATRHARRLSESGSVRAVEETADSGIFCRENVREFKKLYGLLRIRSSRKDASFEFDTSDKDNSRHDNY; encoded by the coding sequence ATGTTTGTGTATTTGGTTGCCATAATTGCTTCATGTTTCGTTCTGAAGATCCTGTTGAAAACTTCGTTAGtgcaaattataaagaactggtggAGAATTTTGGTGGATGGTTGTTATGTGTACCAGTTCTACAGGGTCCCgcaattcaatcacaacatgCAGGAAAATCAATTGTATCGAAAAGTTTGTACTTACCTGAATTCTCTTCCCTGTATTGAAGATTCTGATTTCACCAACCTTTTCTCTGGTGATAAGTCCAACGAAATCAGCCTGGAATTGGATTTAAACCAAATCGTTATTGACAAATTCCTCAACGCCAGAATTTTTTGGATCAATGAGAAGGATGAATTTACCGGGCTGAAATCGCTTGTTATGAAGATTAGGAAAACCGATAAGCGTAGAGTTCTTCAGCCTTATCTTCAGTATATACACAGTGTGTTTAATGAAATTGAGCAGAGGAAAAAGGAGGTGAGATTATTCGTAAATGTAGATAACGAACCATGGAGAAATGGGCGATGGAGATCAGTGTCGTTCACACACCCAGCAACTTTTGATACGATAGTAATGGATACGGATCTAAAAAACAAGGTGAAATCTGATTTAGAATTGTTCATGAAATCGAAGCAGTACTATCACCGCCTCGGCAAAATTTGGAAACGGAGTTATCTCCTCTACGGACCGTCCGGTACTGGAAAATCAACATTCATAGCTGGAATAGCAAATTTGTTGAATTATAACGTGTACGACGTTGATTTATCTAAAGTTACAGATGATTCGGATTTGAAAATGCTCCTTTTACAGACTGCAAGCAAATCGCTAATCGTTATCGAAGATCTCGATAGTTACTTAAGGAACAAATCAACGGCTCCGGCTCCGGGTATGTCTGGAATTCTCAATTTTATGGATGGAATAATCTCGTGTTGTGGTGAAGAGCGAATCATGATATTCACAGTCAACAACAAAGATCAAATTGATCCAACGGTCCTCCGTCCAGGAAGAATCGACGTTCACATACACTTTCCTTTATGTGATTTCAACTCTTTCAAAAGCCTAGCGAATAGTCATCTCGGTTTAAAGGATCACAAGCTGTTTACTCAAGTGGAAGAGATTTTTCAAACCGGAGCGGCTCTAAGCCCGGCTGAAATCGGAGAGATCATGATATCGAACCGGAGTTCCCCGACTCGGGCATTGAAAACGGTGATTTCAGCTCTGCATATCAACACCGAGTCAAGGGCGGCGACGAGGCACGCACGGCGGTTGAGTGAAAGCGGATCGGTTCGAGCCGTGGAGGAAACGGCTGATTCGGGTATTTTTTGCAGGGAAAATGTGAGGGAGTTCAAGAAGTTATATGGACTTTTACGAATAAGGAGTAGTAGAAAAGATGCCTCGTTTGAGTTTGATACGTCCGATAAGGATAATTCGAGGCATGATAATTATTAG
- the LOC107863066 gene encoding outer mitochondrial transmembrane helix translocase, producing the protein MRGRSSETKLLQELILYAASAALSGLVLYVGLRQLDPNRHASKKAAIHHKKELAKRLGRPIIQTNPYEDVIACDVINPDHIDVKFHSVGGLEAIKEALYELVILPLRRPELFSGKLLGPQKGVLLYGPPGTGKTMLAKAIAKESGAVFINMRISNLMSKWFGDAQKMVAAVFSLAHKLQPAIIFIDEVDSFLGERKTTDNDTLTSMKTEFMALWDGFSTNQNARVMVLAATNRPSELDEAILRRLPQAFEIGMPDNRERSQILKVILRGEKVEDNIDYDRIASLCDGYTGSDLLELCKKAVYFPIRDLLNDEKSGKRTAEPRPLSELDLEKVLATSKKTKVAAREYSRLSSSHSDSDSSPVQVSINQLSKLVVSRILNLNLDNQDS; encoded by the exons ATGAGGGGTCGTTCATCGGAGACGAAGTTGTTGCAAGAACTGATCCTTTATGCGGCGAGCGCTGCTCTGAGTGGCCTAGTTTTGTATGTGGGGCTCCGACAACTTGACCCGAACCGACACGCCTCCAAAAAGGCAGCTATTCACCACAAAAAGGAACTTGCTAAACGCCTTGGTCGACCTATCATTCAAACCAACCCCTATGAG GATGTAATTGCCTGTGATGTAATCAACCCTGATCATATAGATGTGAAATTTCATTCTGTTGGTGGATTGGAAGCTATTAAGGAAGCTCTATATGAATTGGTAATTCTTCCCTTGAGGAGGCCTGAACTCTTCTCTGGAAAGCTTCTCGGTCCTCAAAAAGGAGTGTTGCTCTATGGACCTCCTGGCACTGGAAAGACGATGCTTGCTAAAGCAATTGCAAAAGAGTCGGGTGCTGTTTTTATCAACATGAGAATATCAAATCTGATGAGCAAATGGTTTGGTGATGCCCAAAAAATGG TTGCTGCAGTGTTTAGTTTGGCGCATAAACTTCAGCCAGCAATTATATTCATTGACGAAGTGGATAGCTTTTTGGGTGAGCGCAAGACTACTGACAATGATACGTTGACAAGCATGAAGACTGAGTTCATGGCTTTATGGGATGGTTTTAGCACAAATC AAAATGCACGGGTTATGGTACTTGCTGCCACTAATCGGCCATCTGAGCTTGATGAAGCAATTCTTCGCCGCCTTCCTCAGGCCTTCGAGATTGGAATGCCCGACAACAGAGAGAGATCTCAGATTTTGAAGGTGATCCTGAGGGGCGAGAAGGTAGAAGATAACATTGACTATGACCGGATTGCTAGTCTGTGTGATGGATACACTGGTTCTGATCTTCTTGAGCTATGTAAAAAAGCTGTCTACTTTCCTATCCGCGACTTGCTTAATGATGAGAAGAGCGGAAAGCGAACTGCT GAGCCGAGGCCACTGTCAGAATTGGATTTGGAAAAGGTTTTAGCTACATCGAAAAAGACAAAGGTTGCTGCGAGAGAATACAGCAGATTAAGTTCAAGCCATTCAGATTCAGATTCCTCCCCTGTACAGGTTTCAATTAACCAGCTTTCTAAGCTTGTGGTTTCCCGAATTCTTAATCTCAACTTAGATAACCAGGATTCTTAA